One Qipengyuania aurantiaca genomic region harbors:
- a CDS encoding DUF1905 domain-containing protein gives MSESLACTLPLTRWQGDRGTYHLVTITGQTAEAIAMHERMHRLEFGARRGFGSVKVVARVGETEWKTSVFPQRAKSEWVLLISRKVMRAEDLAEGDPVAFELELL, from the coding sequence GTGAGCGAGAGCCTGGCCTGCACCCTGCCGCTTACCCGCTGGCAGGGGGATCGCGGCACCTATCACCTCGTCACCATCACCGGTCAGACGGCCGAAGCCATCGCCATGCACGAGCGGATGCACCGGCTGGAATTCGGCGCGCGGCGCGGCTTCGGCTCGGTGAAGGTCGTGGCGCGCGTGGGCGAGACTGAGTGGAAGACCTCTGTCTTCCCGCAAAGGGCCAAATCCGAATGGGTGCTACTTATCTCCAGAAAGGTGATGCGCGCCGAAGACCTTGCCGAAGGAGACCCGGTGGCTTTCGAACTGGAGCTGCTGTGA
- a CDS encoding VOC family protein, translated as MSLLLGIDHIQLAMPHGGEPHAREFWTGVMGLEEVTKPAHLALNGGCWFEGEGLAIHCGVEDGFLPARRAHPALLVENLGALVAKLEASGVGFKEGKPLDGYRRGDIADPFGNRIELMEKL; from the coding sequence ATGAGTTTGCTCCTTGGAATAGACCACATCCAGCTCGCCATGCCGCATGGCGGCGAACCGCATGCGCGCGAATTCTGGACCGGCGTCATGGGGCTGGAGGAAGTGACCAAGCCAGCGCACCTGGCGCTCAACGGCGGCTGCTGGTTCGAAGGTGAGGGGCTGGCGATTCATTGCGGGGTGGAGGACGGCTTCCTCCCCGCCCGCCGCGCGCATCCTGCGCTGCTGGTCGAGAACCTCGGCGCGCTGGTGGCCAAGCTGGAAGCGAGCGGCGTCGGCTTCAAGGAAGGCAAGCCGCTCGATGGCTATCGGCGCGGCGACATCGCCGACCCGTTCGGCAACCGCATCGAGCTGATGGAAAAGCTCTAG